In Marinicella rhabdoformis, a genomic segment contains:
- a CDS encoding sulfotransferase: MTASLTKNKIEEICRQITPDHISGVESFVVFLGHAHSGHSLIGALLDSHPRAAITNEINVAKLLVDHDLNSEQTLSLLLSTSFENQHPDAWNNTGYSYKTTTGFQGNTTHPLVIGDKKGGGNTRIIKKNPQVLERLHKLFGGKLKFIQVIRNPYDNIAAFSHYWQEPINIKHVERYFENLETTQFIESTGIGSFYKLDYTSFMQNPKLEYTNLLKFVELEINEELINLTLKIVNKTEHKRAKKYDWPPDILAAIEKNIKIFNY, translated from the coding sequence ATGACCGCCTCATTAACCAAAAACAAAATAGAAGAGATATGTCGTCAAATTACGCCTGATCATATATCCGGAGTTGAAAGTTTCGTCGTGTTTCTCGGTCATGCACACAGCGGGCATAGTTTGATTGGAGCTTTACTTGACTCACACCCTCGTGCTGCAATAACCAACGAAATCAATGTCGCGAAGTTATTGGTTGATCATGATTTAAATTCTGAACAAACTTTGTCTTTACTCTTGAGTACCAGTTTTGAAAACCAGCACCCTGATGCATGGAATAATACAGGTTATAGTTATAAAACGACAACCGGCTTTCAAGGTAACACGACACATCCCTTAGTTATCGGTGATAAGAAAGGTGGTGGCAATACAAGAATTATAAAGAAAAACCCCCAAGTGCTAGAACGTTTACATAAGTTATTTGGGGGGAAATTAAAGTTCATTCAGGTTATCAGAAATCCTTATGACAACATTGCAGCATTTTCTCATTATTGGCAAGAACCCATAAACATCAAACATGTAGAACGCTATTTTGAAAACTTAGAAACAACTCAATTTATAGAGTCGACTGGGATAGGGAGCTTTTATAAACTTGATTATACTTCATTCATGCAAAATCCAAAATTAGAATACACTAATTTATTAAAATTTGTCGAGCTCGAAATCAATGAAGAATTAATTAATTTAACTTTAAAAATCGTCAATAAAACTGAACATAAAAGAGCTAAGAAATACGATTGGCCACCGGATATTCTTGCAGCAATTGAGAAAAATATAAAAATTTTTAATTATTAG
- a CDS encoding tail fiber domain-containing protein — protein sequence MNHRKTFLAVALAATYMGSVSAKTEVLAFNNQVEFSGLNPANHYQIEIKLPNGSLKTLPFHSAETLSLAATDLDMKSLQDGQYKYQIRSLSKEKSSRNDGSANTITKPASQPDLSSGVFTIKNGQTITDQDDENRDQQILDDLIVDGSACIGQDCVNGESFGFDTLRLKENNLRIKFQDTSNSASFPSNDWQLTANDSSNGGANKFSIDDIDHGSTPFTVEAGAPSHSLYVDDGGRIGFGTSTPVVRNHLVDGNTPTVRLEQNGSQGWSPQTWDVAGNEANFFIRDVTNGSKLPFRIKPGAPNDAFFIAADGKIGLGDSTPDDSLDVESGSIVVPNGRVGIGTESPTNRLHIANPLNAGITLESQSLGISWKFVNKGNLFSVSKVGTSSSEFQVFDTGAMIVGAGGATPNFDMDASGNVVIQGALTQNSDVNTKENIQLVNTSEVLNKVMSLPISVWNYKFDDDSVKHLGPMAQDFFEQFNLGHTETKIATIDTSGVALASIKELGTQLADKEKQINSLKEENQILNDRLTAIEERLKNIK from the coding sequence GTGAATCACCGCAAAACATTTTTAGCTGTAGCTTTAGCAGCGACATATATGGGCTCAGTTTCAGCAAAAACTGAAGTCTTGGCTTTCAACAATCAAGTTGAGTTTTCTGGACTCAACCCTGCAAACCATTACCAAATTGAAATTAAATTACCCAATGGTTCATTAAAAACCCTACCATTTCATTCTGCAGAGACGTTGTCACTGGCGGCCACTGATTTAGATATGAAATCTCTTCAAGATGGCCAATACAAATATCAAATCAGGTCACTCAGCAAAGAAAAATCATCTAGAAATGACGGCTCAGCGAACACCATCACCAAGCCAGCTTCACAACCAGACTTAAGCAGTGGCGTCTTCACGATCAAAAACGGTCAAACCATTACTGATCAGGACGATGAAAATCGTGATCAACAAATCCTAGATGACTTGATTGTTGACGGTTCGGCTTGTATTGGACAAGATTGCGTCAATGGTGAGTCTTTTGGTTTTGACACTTTACGATTAAAAGAAAACAACCTGCGCATCAAATTTCAGGACACCAGTAACTCAGCCAGCTTTCCAAGCAATGATTGGCAACTAACCGCCAACGACTCAAGTAATGGTGGTGCCAACAAATTTTCTATTGATGACATAGACCATGGCAGTACACCTTTCACCGTTGAAGCGGGCGCACCGTCACATTCATTGTATGTAGATGATGGCGGCAGAATCGGTTTCGGCACCTCAACACCTGTAGTCAGAAACCATTTAGTTGATGGTAATACACCCACAGTGCGTTTAGAACAAAATGGCTCGCAAGGCTGGAGTCCACAAACTTGGGATGTCGCTGGTAATGAAGCAAACTTCTTCATTCGTGATGTCACCAATGGGAGTAAATTACCATTTAGAATCAAACCAGGCGCCCCCAACGATGCATTTTTTATAGCTGCTGACGGAAAAATTGGTTTAGGTGACAGTACACCAGATGATTCATTGGATGTTGAGTCTGGCAGTATAGTTGTTCCAAATGGAAGAGTTGGAATAGGTACAGAATCACCAACTAATAGGTTGCATATTGCCAACCCCTTGAATGCTGGCATAACTCTAGAAAGCCAGTCACTTGGTATTTCATGGAAATTTGTCAATAAAGGCAACTTATTTTCAGTATCAAAAGTGGGAACATCATCATCTGAATTTCAGGTTTTTGATACAGGAGCAATGATAGTCGGGGCTGGTGGTGCAACACCAAACTTTGATATGGATGCTAGTGGAAACGTAGTAATACAAGGTGCCTTAACCCAAAATTCAGATGTCAATACAAAAGAAAATATACAATTGGTCAATACATCTGAAGTTTTGAATAAGGTTATGTCTTTACCAATTTCTGTGTGGAACTATAAATTTGATGATGATTCAGTTAAGCACCTTGGCCCCATGGCTCAAGATTTTTTTGAGCAATTCAACTTAGGGCATACTGAAACCAAAATTGCTACCATTGATACTTCGGGTGTTGCCTTGGCTTCAATCAAAGAATTGGGCACGCAACTGGCTGATAAAGAAAAACAAATCAATTCTTTAAAAGAAGAAAATCAAATTTTAAATGACAGACTCACCGCGATTGAAGAAAGGCTAAAGAATATTAAATAA
- a CDS encoding acyltransferase family protein, whose translation MKYRPDIDGLRALAVISVIFYHLDIQLFSGGYVGVDIFFVISGYLITEIIIKQITSKTFSFKQFYYKRFKRIVPILVFTMSMSFFVAYFVLLPKELDSFAKSIIATLITVPNIFFWTQTGGYFELNAKSLPLMHTWSLGIEEQFYMFLPFTLWLSNKYFNFKTCRKLIVIYFISSLCLSIAQTESQPELSFYMIHTRAWELLAGALVSLYTQKKKPITPYLAELYSLTGISMIFFTALTFTNQTIFPGVHALIPVLGSVMIIYSGIHNSNTIINKALSIKPLVFIGLISYSLYLWHWPVIVFSQMIYTEHNSVNTILLCLVTISISSYFFIEKTFRENLTRAKLIILSSLIFSLIAISLIAIKFKGIPSRLSNEVLDSLETSQYMPNHRSCHRLLNKQFLEHKYCTFGADNNQPSFVLLGDSHAEALKFGLSEAATATNTSGIQLTRAGCRPLLGVYSRKNRECQKFIDISLDIIIKNKSIKTVFLAGYWSVPYHGHGYRNKRLKIYDAFANESDTYTNEVVFIKGFDRLLSKLVSEGKKVYLLADTPELGFHPRKIYSRKIMLNQPLYSMTAEVSYGINPLIKTLVEKHKDAVTYLPIDKIICPTPFCHIIKEGKLIFRDGDHISKYGSSLLSKSFENILKSIQ comes from the coding sequence TTGAAATATAGACCGGATATTGATGGTTTAAGAGCACTGGCTGTTATTTCTGTCATTTTTTATCATTTAGATATTCAATTGTTTTCGGGCGGGTATGTTGGCGTTGACATCTTTTTTGTAATATCAGGCTATTTGATTACCGAAATCATCATTAAACAAATAACTTCCAAAACTTTTTCTTTCAAGCAATTTTATTATAAAAGATTCAAAAGAATAGTACCCATATTGGTTTTTACAATGTCTATGTCTTTTTTTGTCGCTTATTTTGTTTTGTTACCTAAAGAGCTTGATTCGTTTGCCAAATCAATTATTGCTACTCTTATCACGGTACCAAACATTTTTTTCTGGACACAAACAGGCGGTTATTTCGAACTCAACGCAAAATCCCTACCATTGATGCATACTTGGTCACTAGGAATCGAAGAACAATTCTATATGTTTCTGCCGTTTACACTGTGGCTCTCAAACAAATATTTTAACTTTAAAACCTGCAGAAAGCTTATTGTCATATATTTTATCTCTTCTTTATGTCTAAGCATTGCCCAAACTGAATCCCAGCCTGAACTTTCTTTTTATATGATTCACACCAGAGCTTGGGAATTATTAGCTGGGGCTTTGGTGTCACTTTACACGCAAAAAAAGAAACCCATCACACCATATTTAGCTGAGTTATATTCTCTAACGGGAATCTCAATGATCTTTTTCACAGCACTTACTTTTACAAACCAAACCATATTCCCAGGGGTGCATGCCTTAATCCCTGTTTTGGGATCCGTGATGATTATATATTCCGGCATCCATAACTCAAATACAATAATAAACAAGGCATTAAGCATAAAACCTTTGGTATTCATTGGCTTAATATCTTACTCATTATATCTTTGGCACTGGCCTGTTATTGTTTTTAGCCAGATGATTTACACCGAGCATAATTCTGTCAATACAATACTATTGTGTTTGGTTACAATTTCTATAAGTAGTTATTTCTTTATCGAAAAAACCTTTCGTGAAAATCTTACACGTGCAAAACTAATAATTCTTTCTTCACTCATTTTTTCATTAATTGCAATATCACTTATTGCAATTAAATTTAAAGGCATACCTTCTAGATTATCCAACGAAGTCCTTGATTCATTAGAGACAAGTCAATACATGCCAAACCACAGAAGCTGTCACAGGTTACTAAACAAACAATTTTTAGAACACAAATACTGTACATTTGGCGCCGATAACAACCAACCCAGCTTTGTTCTGTTGGGCGACTCGCACGCCGAGGCTCTTAAATTTGGTTTATCAGAAGCAGCAACTGCAACAAACACTTCGGGAATTCAATTAACTAGAGCAGGTTGTAGGCCTCTTCTGGGGGTATATAGTAGAAAAAATAGAGAATGCCAGAAATTTATCGATATTTCTTTAGATATTATCATCAAAAATAAATCCATTAAAACAGTGTTTCTTGCTGGGTATTGGTCCGTACCTTATCATGGCCATGGGTATCGCAATAAAAGACTCAAAATATACGATGCTTTTGCTAATGAGTCTGACACCTATACCAATGAAGTTGTTTTTATAAAAGGCTTTGATCGATTGTTAAGCAAACTGGTTTCTGAAGGAAAAAAAGTCTATTTATTAGCAGACACACCTGAACTTGGGTTTCACCCTAGGAAAATATATAGTCGAAAAATAATGCTAAACCAACCACTCTATTCAATGACAGCAGAAGTTAGTTATGGAATAAACCCCTTGATTAAAACTCTTGTTGAAAAGCACAAAGATGCCGTTACTTATCTTCCAATAGATAAAATTATTTGCCCAACTCCTTTCTGTCATATAATCAAAGAAGGAAAACTTATTTTTAGAGATGGTGACCATATTTCGAAATACGGATCATCGTTACTTAGCAAATCTTTTGAAAATATACTTAAATCAATCCAATAA
- a CDS encoding class I SAM-dependent methyltransferase: protein MNEISTTRRINKYDYQLSEEEIEQRVHRLKVGGLWKQIGQLQFEFMLRNGLEAHNNLLDIGCGCLRGGVKFIPFLNASNYYGMDINASLLAAAEIEINRANLVDRNPNLMLNSEFEFHKFEVKFDYMISVSVFTHLPVNNIIRCLQRVSENLKPNGKYFSTFFISEKSIELKPICHQPGNIVTHYDQDPFHYSVDEIKRMGSNCGLKTTLIGDWGHPRGQQMVKFEKY, encoded by the coding sequence ATGAATGAAATTTCGACAACCAGAAGAATTAACAAATATGATTATCAGTTGAGCGAAGAGGAGATTGAACAGAGGGTTCATCGTTTGAAAGTAGGTGGACTTTGGAAGCAAATTGGTCAGTTGCAATTTGAATTTATGCTTAGAAATGGTCTAGAGGCTCATAATAACTTACTAGATATTGGTTGTGGGTGTTTGAGAGGTGGAGTGAAGTTTATTCCTTTTTTAAACGCTTCAAATTACTATGGGATGGATATAAATGCTTCATTATTGGCTGCTGCTGAAATTGAGATAAACCGTGCTAATTTGGTCGATAGAAACCCAAATTTGATGCTGAACAGCGAGTTTGAGTTTCATAAGTTTGAAGTCAAGTTTGATTATATGATTTCAGTGTCTGTTTTTACTCATTTGCCAGTCAATAACATCATAAGGTGTCTACAACGAGTGTCTGAAAATTTAAAACCCAATGGAAAATACTTTTCGACTTTCTTTATCAGTGAAAAATCAATTGAACTTAAACCAATCTGTCATCAACCAGGTAATATTGTCACCCATTATGACCAAGATCCGTTTCATTATTCAGTTGATGAAATCAAAAGAATGGGTTCAAATTGTGGGCTTAAGACAACATTGATTGGAGATTGGGGTCACCCAAGAGGGCAACAAATGGTAAAGTTTGAGAAATATTGA
- a CDS encoding acyltransferase family protein encodes MNLRIKDSNVIKGWAIICIVIHNLVHNIRPLPSQNEFHFKRFKSEGLYHIILNDTGDSLRAIISFYGHYGVKLFIFLSAYGLAKKYLKRDINYPQFIIHHAGKLYKAFLLVVLFWFAFEYLVNNQTVAKIWDKNWYALTLKLLAINIPGYGLSPVGPWWFFAAIIQLYLIFPFLYKLSKKYGNSVLLIISVLAYSYIILSGKKIILYNAIGHLPEFCLGLYLANKEHFEIKKLHFLFFFLIFLLGHFYKIAWYFSGISIVFISLYTHSLISGLSKTSETIIAKVGKLSLYMFLINGFIRKPFIPWLKSLDSDLYILGFSIIYLFGIILLAKVISWCTKKPFQS; translated from the coding sequence ATGAATTTAAGAATAAAAGACTCTAATGTTATAAAGGGATGGGCAATAATATGTATTGTTATTCACAACCTTGTGCATAATATCAGGCCATTGCCGTCTCAAAATGAGTTTCATTTTAAAAGGTTTAAATCAGAAGGTTTATATCATATTATATTGAATGATACTGGAGACTCATTGAGAGCTATCATATCATTTTATGGTCATTATGGTGTTAAGTTGTTTATTTTTCTTAGCGCATATGGCTTAGCAAAAAAATATCTTAAACGGGATATAAATTACCCTCAATTTATAATTCACCATGCAGGTAAACTTTACAAAGCATTTTTGTTAGTGGTACTTTTTTGGTTTGCTTTTGAATATTTAGTCAATAATCAAACGGTTGCAAAAATATGGGATAAAAATTGGTATGCGCTTACACTAAAGCTGTTGGCGATTAATATTCCTGGTTATGGACTGTCACCAGTGGGACCATGGTGGTTTTTTGCGGCAATTATTCAGTTGTATTTAATTTTCCCCTTTTTGTATAAGTTGAGTAAGAAATACGGTAATAGTGTTCTATTAATAATTTCAGTTCTGGCTTACAGTTATATAATTTTATCTGGCAAGAAAATTATATTATATAACGCAATAGGTCATTTGCCTGAATTTTGCTTAGGGTTGTATCTAGCAAATAAAGAGCATTTTGAAATTAAAAAATTGCATTTTCTTTTCTTTTTTCTTATCTTTCTACTTGGCCATTTTTATAAAATAGCGTGGTATTTTTCAGGCATATCTATTGTTTTTATTTCACTGTATACACATTCATTAATAAGTGGCTTAAGCAAAACATCTGAAACTATTATAGCTAAAGTTGGAAAGCTTTCTCTTTATATGTTTCTTATTAATGGCTTTATTCGAAAGCCATTTATTCCATGGTTAAAGTCATTGGATAGTGATCTATATATATTGGGATTCAGTATTATTTATTTATTTGGAATTATCCTTTTGGCTAAAGTAATATCATGGTGCACAAAAAAACCCTTTCAAAGCTGA
- a CDS encoding sulfotransferase domain-containing protein: MNQKKIVSFLIVGAQKAGTSALDYYLRNHIEIQMALRKEVHFFDNEKIFKSKNIDYSEYHDYFDWSDATLLRGECTPNYMYWECSMRRIFLYNPKIKIIVCLRNPIDRAYSSWNMEKNRNNDHLSFIDALRQEKERCRSNLPFQNKNHSYIDRGYYSEQIRRIRRYFPTNQTLFIKYDDLLNNQNAVLNQISSFLNIGQFTLTEFVRVNSIQYTNQMNENDRAILKKIFKNEIKELEYMLGWDCKSWLQ, translated from the coding sequence ATGAATCAAAAAAAAATAGTTAGCTTTCTTATTGTAGGAGCTCAAAAAGCCGGAACATCTGCATTAGACTACTACCTGAGAAATCACATTGAGATTCAAATGGCTTTAAGAAAAGAGGTTCATTTTTTTGACAATGAAAAAATATTTAAATCAAAAAATATTGATTATAGCGAATATCATGATTATTTTGACTGGTCTGATGCAACGCTATTGAGGGGCGAGTGCACCCCAAATTACATGTACTGGGAATGTTCAATGCGAAGAATATTCCTTTACAATCCTAAGATTAAAATTATTGTTTGTTTAAGAAACCCAATAGATCGAGCATATTCAAGCTGGAATATGGAAAAAAATAGAAACAATGACCACCTCTCATTTATCGATGCACTTAGACAAGAAAAAGAACGATGTCGATCAAACCTTCCATTTCAAAACAAAAACCACTCCTATATAGACAGGGGTTACTACTCAGAACAAATCCGTAGAATTAGGCGATATTTCCCAACCAACCAAACTTTATTCATTAAATATGATGATTTACTAAATAACCAAAATGCAGTTTTAAATCAAATATCTTCTTTTTTAAACATCGGGCAATTCACCCTAACTGAATTTGTTAGAGTTAATTCAATTCAATATACTAACCAAATGAATGAAAACGACAGAGCCATTCTAAAGAAAATATTTAAAAATGAGATTAAGGAACTTGAATATATGCTCGGCTGGGATTGTAAATCGTGGCTACAGTAA
- a CDS encoding sulfotransferase family protein, with protein sequence MKDNYINEAPILFIVGLQKSGTTLLNRLISSVDGTIDPFKPEGRFFWGDFPPFNPELPPCGELFQKSKGLYGHHLTSLDYLPQHKEILIKKINEITDHYKLLINKNPYNSVRIDWLKAIFPNCNIIGIIRNPVSNIYSLQKKFSLHENSGFPPENNWWGVKPKHWKSLINKSDLIKQLSLQWKAINLEILKNKSHISALIDYKHLCSEPELTLNNILDKYNLEFDLNGIKINHQDNEFKTGSRLLSKNKEFNHSGFTLELTEQPIESPPFNNQNISEIDQICGPLWSQIKSEFMCKSSDLI encoded by the coding sequence ATGAAAGATAATTACATTAATGAAGCCCCCATTTTATTCATAGTTGGCTTACAAAAATCTGGCACTACATTATTAAATCGGTTGATTTCTAGTGTAGATGGAACCATTGATCCATTTAAACCTGAAGGTAGATTCTTTTGGGGAGATTTCCCCCCATTCAACCCAGAATTGCCACCTTGTGGAGAGCTCTTTCAAAAATCAAAAGGCTTATATGGACACCATTTGACTTCTTTAGATTATCTGCCTCAACACAAAGAAATACTGATAAAAAAAATTAATGAAATCACTGATCACTATAAGCTGTTAATAAACAAAAACCCTTATAACTCCGTAAGAATTGACTGGCTCAAAGCCATATTCCCAAATTGCAATATAATTGGCATTATTAGGAACCCTGTTTCAAACATTTACTCTCTACAAAAAAAATTTTCACTTCATGAAAACTCTGGCTTTCCTCCAGAGAACAATTGGTGGGGGGTAAAACCAAAGCACTGGAAATCACTCATCAACAAATCAGATTTGATCAAACAGCTATCATTACAATGGAAAGCCATTAATTTAGAAATTTTAAAGAACAAATCACACATATCAGCTTTGATAGACTACAAACATCTCTGCTCTGAACCGGAGCTCACTTTAAATAATATCCTTGATAAATATAATCTTGAATTTGATTTGAATGGCATCAAAATTAACCACCAAGACAATGAATTTAAAACAGGCAGTAGGCTGCTGTCCAAGAACAAGGAATTTAACCATTCTGGATTTACATTAGAACTGACTGAACAACCAATTGAGTCACCGCCATTCAACAATCAAAACATCTCTGAAATTGATCAAATTTGCGGCCCATTATGGAGTCAAATTAAATCTGAATTTATGTGTAAAAGTTCCGACTTAATCTGA
- a CDS encoding LTA synthase family protein, with translation MDTPVLPIDIIQIRELLQSEHLMASFIPILLAAVSFIFLVSAFVYKYDKPLIITQNKYYLLAFLLLVTSLFLTFKSNINQNLRKNGIFYKKNSYLPAHYLTKGIATSFFQILFFSENYPKPKGYSKLAIQNIINKYQLNVKSHTPKISPNLIILMVESLTDPKYFGWKTNQSNMQTLHKLTNEGRQSTAYSPVYGGKSINAEFELLTGMSLRYTNPESLVYRESIKQPVPSIAQTLRNNKYNTFAFRDERIGEFGFKKIYDELGFEHTYSFVDKGHQQDPTGKYTSSIAIADKIIATVEENAPAFVFTFTMSSHAPWNGKEYDSQLDFLYPKGISKNEKRKMKGYLNAINHMDKGIEKLIQHFKLSDKQTALLVIGDHQPHLKVYNKNIKTQLVNNNIKRVIKKHSLPYYYWDNFTTTKQLSSVPISFNFVSSLLLNQLQIKSCGLLKFNAYFHQFYEVFGSYIKLSKKGNNSIEFDTLKADYELLQYDVVYGENHQNYLLNKSCQSKSQAISNER, from the coding sequence TTGGATACACCTGTTCTTCCCATTGATATCATACAAATTAGGGAGCTTTTACAATCAGAACATTTGATGGCAAGTTTTATTCCCATTCTTCTGGCTGCTGTATCTTTTATCTTTCTTGTTTCTGCATTTGTATATAAATATGACAAACCACTGATTATTACTCAAAACAAATACTATTTATTGGCGTTTTTATTACTAGTCACTTCCTTATTTTTAACCTTTAAGTCCAACATCAATCAAAACTTAAGGAAAAATGGAATCTTTTATAAAAAGAATTCATACCTACCAGCTCATTACCTTACCAAAGGTATCGCTACATCTTTTTTTCAAATTCTATTTTTTAGTGAAAACTACCCAAAACCCAAAGGCTATTCTAAACTTGCAATTCAAAACATCATTAATAAATACCAATTAAATGTCAAATCCCACACTCCCAAAATATCACCTAATTTAATTATATTGATGGTTGAGTCGCTTACCGATCCTAAATATTTTGGCTGGAAAACTAATCAATCGAACATGCAGACGCTTCATAAATTGACCAATGAAGGGCGTCAATCAACCGCCTATTCGCCTGTTTACGGAGGTAAATCAATCAATGCCGAATTTGAACTTTTAACAGGAATGTCTCTTCGATATACTAACCCTGAATCTTTGGTTTATAGGGAGTCAATTAAACAGCCTGTTCCTTCAATTGCACAAACACTCAGAAACAACAAATATAATACATTTGCATTCAGAGATGAAAGAATTGGAGAGTTTGGTTTTAAGAAAATTTATGATGAGTTAGGTTTTGAGCATACGTATTCGTTTGTAGACAAGGGTCACCAACAGGACCCAACAGGCAAATATACATCCAGCATTGCAATTGCTGACAAAATTATTGCCACAGTAGAAGAAAATGCACCCGCTTTTGTATTCACGTTTACCATGTCTTCTCACGCCCCCTGGAATGGGAAAGAGTATGATTCTCAGCTAGACTTCCTCTACCCTAAAGGAATCTCCAAAAATGAAAAAAGAAAAATGAAAGGCTACTTGAATGCAATCAACCACATGGATAAAGGGATTGAAAAATTAATTCAACACTTTAAACTTTCAGATAAACAAACAGCTCTACTGGTTATTGGTGACCACCAACCACACTTGAAAGTTTATAATAAAAACATAAAGACTCAATTAGTAAACAACAACATAAAGCGAGTGATTAAAAAGCACTCACTCCCCTACTATTATTGGGATAATTTCACAACTACTAAACAGTTATCCAGTGTACCCATCAGCTTTAACTTCGTTTCATCATTGTTGTTAAACCAGTTGCAAATTAAATCTTGTGGTTTGCTTAAATTCAATGCTTATTTCCATCAATTTTATGAGGTATTTGGCTCATATATTAAATTAAGTAAAAAAGGCAACAATTCTATTGAATTTGACACCCTAAAAGCTGATTATGAATTATTACAGTATGATGTTGTATATGGGGAAAACCATCAAAATTATTTATTGAATAAATCATGCCAATCAAAATCACAGGCTATATCAAATGAAAGATAA